acgtagtaaattcaaaaaaattcctacgcacacgcaagatcatggtgatgcatagcaacgagaggggagagtgttgtctacgtacccttgtagaccgttcgcggaagcgttatatcaacgcggttgatgtagtcgtacgtcttcacgtccgaccgatccaagtaccgaaagcacggcacctccgagttctgcacacgttcggttcggtgacgtcctcgccttctcgatccagcaagaggggcgaagtagtagatgagttcgggcagcacgacggcgtggtgacggtgttggtgaagaacaatctccgcagagcttcgcctaagcactacgaaaactatgacggaggataaactagagggaacggggttgccggcacacggcttggtgtttcttgatgtgtctttggtgctagccctgcccctctatttatatgttgagccctggggtcgaaacttggagtaaaagcctccacaaagtcggtttcacccgaaaggcaagagtccttctcggactccagggccagacgccagggttcccggcgtctggacccagacgccagggaccctggcgtctagcccctggactccgcaaaacttccttttgcgctttccaaaaaccttgtgggctttcccctttggcccaaataaagtgttctcgtacccaaacatttcgggaaacatccggaacccctccggtgatttctggaacccttccggtgaccaaacactattatcccatatatcaaactttatctccggaccattccggagttcctcgtcatgtccgtgatctcatcccggactccgaacaacattcggccaccaacatacataactcacatagtactatatcgtcaacgaacgttaagcgtgcggaccctacgggttcgagaactatgtagacatgaccgagacacctctctggtcaataaccaatagcgggacctggatgcccatattggctcctacatattctacgaagatctttatcggtcaaaccgcataacaacatacattgttccctttgtcatcggtatgttacttgcccgagattcgatcgtcagtatctcaatacctagttcaatctcgttactggcaagactctttactcgttccgtaatacatcatctcgcgactaactcattagttgcaatgcttgcaaggcttatgtgatgtgcattaccgagagggcccagagatacctctccgacaatcggagtgacaaatcctaatctcgaaatacgccaacccaacatgtacctttggagacacctgtagagctcctttataatcacccagttacgttgtgacgtttggtagcacacaaagtgttcctctagcaaacgggagttgcataatctcatagtcataggaacatgtataagtcatgaagaaagcaatagcaacatactaaacgatcgagtgctaagctaacggaatgggtcaagtcaatcacatcattcttctaatgatgtgatcacgttaatcaaataacaactcttttgttcatggttaggaaagataaccatcttcgattaacgagctagtcaagtagaggcatactagtgacactctgtttgtctatgtattcacacatgtatcatgtttccggttaatacaattctagcatgaataataaacatttatcatgatataaggaaataaataataactttattatttcctctagggcatatttccttcaactgccGCAACCCCAACACAGAACCGATAAACAGACGCACATGAGCTGGAGGCGGaacttccgcacgcgcggtactaccgcgcccccatgcggtactaccgcgaggcgaAAGTCCCAGCCAGGGGAAAAGggaaacttccgtgcctacttccgcaaagaaacagaagtagcaaaaacccgacacagtagtactgccgaggggcggtactactgcctgaccgcatagcgcggtactaccgcacggcgaaagcggtactaccgcggtaggtgcggatgtaaaaaattacatccgctcctactagtgcaaaggggcggcactagcctggtgggcagcggtagtgcggctccaggggagcggtactaccgtgggcacctgcggtactaccgtgccactgcacggtactaccgctgatgcctacggtactaccgctttcctgggagcagtactaccacaaCCAACAATGGCATCCACacaagggaggcaagaaaacggaggaagctccaaggaagaaggaggggaaaaGAAGGAGACGAGAACATGATgaatccacccaaacctttccaacgcggaccctgacaaaaccacactcaagagaacaagaactgccataacttctgcatatgagctccgaattgagcaaactcaagcttgttggaaacaagacgacgagtagcatcaaaacagtgacaggggaggtatgccaacaaatacaggagtgaaacctccaaccgagaagaaccggcaaaacctccaacaacgaaaacatcatagAGTATGcaagcgaactccgttttcgatgaactcaagcttgtcatcaagatgaccaaaagctctaagactctcaaagagaaccaaacaagaaccaagaaagatgatgcaaggatgcaatggtttgagctctcagcgaacgatacgatcaagctactcatcgagagccccccttgatagtacgacaatcgatcctataacccagtctcccaactaccatcatgagatcggtaaaatagaaaacctatcaagggcaaacctttgccttgcacatggtccacttgagctagatgaagacgatcttgactccctcaagttggaccacctttcttgattgggttgacttgatgaagactagttgattgctcccccatactccactatgggtgagccactcttccgcacatcttcacaagtccattgtcaccacaaaggacggcaagcttcaagcatttgatctcttcgtgatgctccacttgaacttgcacaccgcaacctaaccccacaaagaaccctcacaaagaccatgggttagtacacgaagcgtaattgacaatgcttaccataccatgggatcacttgatccctctcggtacatcttctacgctttgtgggttggtcaaattgattcactctttgacttagtcttgatcaacctctcacaagaccagtctttaggtaattccttgaatagcaccttggtcgacacaaactctccttgaaaccaacacatgtactccaagaaaagcctatggacaaaaaccttcaaatataactcaaggcaaccattagtccatagagattgtcatcaattaccaaaaccatacatgggggcaccgcatgttctttcaaccacgctcttcctcaagagcattggaaagatccgaaatctcatcggcatagtcacgactatgcccttccatcttagagatggtgtcttcgtgagcctcgatcatgtcattggcctcaccaagttgttccaagagagcaacaaagtgcttcttggattttcccttgagtttgcccataaaggcctcaaactcgttagcctccacattagctccctcaagttcatcaatgctatccgttggggaaggatgattaatgatggtagttttcatgttggaggttaccttgttggtggctttagccatgaggcacttggcagtgatgctctcgttgggtgagtcaaagagagacacccgtgacgttgttgcaatggcaacggaggccatggcaaccgactcatcatcttcatcatcgtcatcatcctcattgtactcttcttgcacaaccaaagccttgggaggagtcttcttggtgaagttgttcttgttggggaacgacttggccttgtccttccggatgagtttgccaccagcccaccattgtcttccctcttctcatacgggcattccgcaattaaatgactcacgttgccgcaattgtagcaagtccttacatgttgctttccccttgtgccactcgagttgtttttgctaaagtttggcctcgagtttttcttgctccaaaattgccttgaagcaagtgccatgtgttcatgatatgcatagttcgtatcttcggggttgctctcctcttcttcctcttcttcttcttccacggtgagcttggtcttaaatgcaaggttaggcttctttgcccgttgagaacggagcaccgcattgtcggcggtcttgtccaaaatgttcacggccacaaactcatccaacacttcgcttgaggttaaagtgtggaagtccggtctttgacgaatgacataggacatggccttgtggtagggcatcattgccttgaggaatttgcgcttgatccaattgtcattcgtgtccttgctcccgtgatctcgtagtgagaccgcgagtttggttactctccgataaagctcacgaggttcttcatcttccttcattgcaaactcatcggcctcatcttgtaccacttaatagttggagcgttgaatgcttgcgcttccccggtagagagacacgacacaatgccatgcatctttggccaaggcgaagggacgaagatgaggtaggtcttcgggtggaattgcatcttgaatgatgaagagagcattctcattgaattgattgtctgcggcttctcgaggagtgaagttgcttggatcatgtggatagaaaccttcttcaatgattctccaaaggttagtgttcacatgatttaaatgacgtttaaagcggtaaacccaagaatcaaaatcctcatttttcacaatcttagggggaggaccggcatgattcaaatgagtggaaggaaccggtccaccataaacaagtggtggttccacatgggcaaagatgccggtgccattcttgccactagtagaaggagccttttcactactagcttcccccttgtcggggatagcatccgtcaccttgttggcgggatcacccactttcaacggtgcggtggatagtttaagcccctcaagaaatttagtaaacatgctttcaacttcggtcgtcatagaggttttcaatgtctccaaggccacattgaactcctcacgagagaccgaagttcccccatctccgtagacgagatcggattcacatcggagtgttcctccacaccgtctacggtatcaaccatactctttggatggcaaagtccttaataaagagatgaggctctgatgccaattgaaaggatcgatatggttgactagagggggggggggtgaataggcaactaccaatttttagcttttctttaccaaattaaactttgcatcaaagtaggttgtctagatgtgtaactaggtgagcaacctatatgatgcaataacaacaagcatacaagcaagcaagggaagaaacactaaagagcttgaacaagtaaaggtaagagataaccaagagtggatccggtgaagacgaggatgggtTACCAAAGtttcttccttttgaggggaagtacgtctccgttggagcggtgtggaggcacaatgctccccaagaagccactagggccatcgtattctcctcacgccctcacacaatgcgagatgccgtgattccactattggtgcccttgaaggcggcgactgaacctttacaaacaaggttggggcaatctccacaacttaatcgaaggctcccaacaagaccacgaagcttcaccacaatggaatatggctccaaggtgacctcaaccgtctaggatgctcaaacacccaagagtaacaagatccgctagggatgagtgggggatcgaaaatcccttggtggaagtgtagatcggagccttttcgaccactcccgagcaaatcaacaagtttgattggctagagagatagatcgggcgaaaatggagcttggagtatttaatggagcttgatcaataaatggagcttgggggaggaagaggtaggtgagaaggaagaaggggactcccttttatagtgggggcaacaatcccgttgccccccaccaaccagccccgcacagggcggtactaccactgagagggggcggtactaccgccaggacaatggtactgccgcgccagccagcggtactgccgcgctgaggatACTAGTAGGGAACGGACCCAAAAGCGATACTACCACGGtggttgggcggtactaccgctcctggaacggtactaccgccactacaaccgtgactagtgccgcaaaacccgacacgagaaaaagacctctcgaatcgaggcggtaggagccagactgccCAGCAGTACTACGACAGTGGGgtcaagggtggtagtaccgctgtggagcggtactgccgcttgtgacccttcggccgtagtacctgcggtactaccgctggggcgtgCGCGGGAGAGCGAAGGAATCTCTCAAAGATGctgaggacaaggcggaggtgccaggcccctagcggtactactgttgtggagccacgggcggtactatcgctgcggagcggtactgccgcttggctcctcagcggtactaccgccgggtgcacggtactaccgctttgacccagacaggacaaggaagagaggagagatctcttcaatggaaaggaaatgctcggagggtgagaagctgatgtgtacgtgatgattccacccatgcaaaaccccagcggaccccctcttgatagtacggtgccctctacgcaactagtctaccgagaaagaaacgaaagagctacaccgtcttgaaatacactccgaggggaagaaggcgtctcgtgccaggggagaatctgtgaattattcaaagcacaagattagtccgcaaacatgttgtcatcaatcaccaaaactaccttgagagagatatgccgtaacatcAGTGTCATCAAGGAAACACTTGAGATTGATTTGCCGCCCTCCGACCTTTTGGATAATCTTGCAATATTTCTAGAGGGGAAGAAGGGAGCGGACGTGACTTTCAAGGTGCAAGGGGAGGTTTTTCCAGCTCATAAGAATTTGCTTGCGATGCGATCGGCGGTCTTTGATGCGGAGTTCTACGGGCCGATGGCGGACAAAGGGGCGCAGGACATAACTATTGACGACATGCAGCCTGCTGTTTTCAAGGCATTTCTTCACTTCATCTACACGGATTCATTGCCTTCCATGGACGATCTTGAGGATGATGACAAAAGAGAAATGTTTAAGCACTTACTCATGGCTGCAGACAAGTATGCGACGGGAAGAATGAAGATGATATGTGAAGGGATGCTATGCAAGTGTCTTGACGTTGAGACCGTGGCGACCATCTTAGCTCTAGCTGACCAGCATCATTGCAGCAACCTGaagagtgaattgcagaaaacatcGACATTGAAGGCTAGGGTTGCAGAAACCACGGTTCTATAGTTTTGTGCCAAAAAACTCTAATTCTGAggctaattttttgcaaaaaacactagtcCCACTGGATAGAGTGACGTGGCAAAGAAAAATGCAAATTACACCCTGATACAGTTATGATTTGCAAAAAGACCCCTGAAAAGAAAGCAATCGGGTCCTCTGTTACGTTCACCTCGCACCGGTCCGAGCTGCTCGTGGAGTTGGCCGTGAGCGACACAGGCGGGGGCGAGCTgctcgtggagagagagagagagagagggagagggagaaggagagggagagggagatggagagggagagagagagagaggagaagggatgTAGGGGAGGCGGGGTGGGGCGTCCGCCGGACGGCGGGCTCGCCGGCGAACTTGGGCGTCCATGGCCAGGAGGTGGAGTGAGCTCGCCGGCTGGGCAGCGGGAGGCCGAGGCACGACCTTGTCCTCTTTTTTTCGGGGGATTTGATTATTTGCCACCACTTTCTTTGGACTTTGGTAATTTGCCATCCTTTACTTCGTAATTGATCTGATGACACTTTTTTGTTTGGACTTTGATCTTTTGCCACTTTTCAACACAAAAACAAACTTTGAAAATAATAGACAACATAAGTGAAGAAAATAGAGGATTAGTATGCCCTTGTACATTGTTTGACCCAAACATAATACAGGGGAGGGATGAACTCGTGCTGCACTCTCTCCAGCACATTCCTGCTGCTCCTCGCCGACCCTTGCTGCTCCTCGCCGGGCAAGATCTTACAAGCAACAGCGGCGGCGCACAAGCAGCGGCTCAAGCAGCCCCCGCAGCGGCAGCACAAGCAGCAGCGGGAGCAGTGCACTCGGCGGCCGGCGGCCAAGCCCGGGCCCGAGTCGCGTAACCCTAGGGGACGGGAGGGAGGGGGCGAGAGAGAGAGGGCAACACCTTCCTGGGCTGGATCCGGCCGCCGGCGTGGAGGACCACCAAGTgcaagtcgccgccgccgtcgagaAGCCCCGACCGCAACTCGCCGTCGCTGTCGTCTTCGCGAGTTCTTGCGGGCGAGAGGAAAGGGAACGACCAGAGATCGAGACCTCCCAGTTCGTGGTCAATCCAGGGAAAAGGGTATGTTGGACATTTGTTGCAGGATCCATCTCACAGAGGGCAAAATAGCAAAGTTCAATGTAAAAGATGGCAATGGATCAATTACAATCTAAAGGGTGGCAAATTGTTAAAGCCCAAAGAAAGTTGTGGCAAAAAATCAAAAAGCCCCTTTTTTTCACAGCACCAACCTTATCCTCTTAGTTCATTTTTACAGTTTGGTCCATGCAATTTTGTCTATTTGTGATGTGTTATATCGTGTCACCGCCACCTTGTTAAGCGGGACCTATCTGTCATAATCGGACTTAAAACGAGCAAACCGGACgactagtgttttttgcaaaaaattagccTCGGAATTAGTGATTTTTGGCACAAAACCGTAGAGGTGTGGTTTCTGCAACCCTAGCCTTCAACGTCgatgttttctgcaattcactccaACCTCAAAGATGCTTGCATTGAATTTATGTTCTCTTCGAATAAAATGGATGATGTGATCGCAAGCCAAGGGTATCTGCACCTCAAAAGATCTTTTCCTGGTCTTTTTGTAGAGATGTTTGAGAGAAGTGTCAAGTCCCGCAAAATTTAGTACGCCAACCTGGTATGAGCTACTGCTTATCCTTCAGTTCTGATAGATCTTTAGAGGCGAATGCCTTATGTTGGGCTGGAGAAGGGAATTAAGTCTTAGTAATTTCGCATGTCTATCCTGGTTAGGTACTATCTAGTTACTTTCCTGAGATGAGGGTGCCGTGTCTTTTAGTTTTCAGAGATCTTTTGGAGGGAGTGAGTTGGTTCTATAAAGTGTACTATGTCTCCAATGTATTGGTTGGCCGGTCTGATATAGGTATACAGGAATCCATGGTAGCTCACTAGCAGTTGCCGTTTTTCTCTCTCTTATATACTTTAATGCCTGGCTTATGTGAAGATTGATAAACTCTGAGTTTTTTTAATTTATTAAGGAGCAGAGCTCCGtatttcatttcattcaaaatgaAACTGATAACACAGTGAGTTTTGTGCTATCACTTTTGAGAGATCTGTTTTACCTGTATGAAAAACTTACATTTTAATGCCAACTGCTAGATTTTAGTTAGGGACAGTTACAAATGGTTTCGTGACACGGTTGGCTGACCAACAAAGATGGAATCAATTAACAATCAAGTTTATGTTCATTTTGAAAGGCACTGTAATTCTGTACAGGCAACTTCTTATATGCAATTGCTTCCTGTTCATGAATTTTATCATAGAGGGTACTATGGGAAGAGAAATGATCATTGAATCCATTTCTGAATTGAATATATTGAATCAGATTAAAACAGCAACTTGCATTTCCCTTGAAACTGGCAGTGCAAGATGCAGTGATGCAGCTTTCTGAGGCAATCACGGTTGCATATCTCAATTGTTTTCCTGAGGTAGGATGTTGGCCTAAAACTAAAATCATACTATTATGGTTCGGTAATTTGACGCAAATGGGGAAAGTTTTGGTGTTGACACAGTTTCTCCGCATGCACAAAAATTATTTAGAGATCATTTGGAGGTAACAAGGTGGTTCTATAATATGCATGTCTCCATTTTATTGTTGGCTCGTCCGATATAAGTATATCTATGTATGAATCTATGGTAGCTCGCTAGTTCCCTTTTTTTATCTGCTTTAATTTTTTGCTTGtgtgaagaagaagaataataaaaCTTTGAGTTCTTAGATATTGCTTTCTAGATAATCTGTTTCGCCTGTATGAAGAACTTGCATTTGAATGCCAACTGCTAGATTTTGATTAGAGAGGTAGTTACAAATTGTTTCGTGACATGGACCTTGGTAGCTCAGTAGTTTGTCTTCGATTCAGAAAGTTTCAGTTAGAAAATGAACTAACCGAACAAAAACTGAGAGAGGGATTGAGGGGAATCTAGATCTCCCAACCCCTGGGTGGATTAAATCCTCTAGCGGATTAGATGCCCACTAAGCGAACAAAGCCAAGCGTGGATCTGTGCGCGGTGCGCCCCTCACCGTTTAGCTCGGATCCCAGGCTACCCGAAGCTGGAGTTGCCCTGGCAAGGCAAAGATGGCACCAGCTCGTGGATCTCGCTCTGCCGACAGAATCTAGCAGCTAACAAGAAAGCAAGTGAGGTAATGTGTTCACGATAGCTTCATATGATTGATTTCGGTTAGTTTCTATGTAATTTTGTTTTGTCCATCACTTCTATGCCCCAAAACAAAAGCCCACTGCTTAACCATTTTTCTAGGAATATTCAGTCCCAACTGTGGCTCATCTCTGTATCTTTTTGTGCATGTTTCTTCTATGCAGTGGGCATAGCTAAATGCCTAAATCTCATGCCTTGCTAAAGTTTTGTTTCAATTGTTTTATCTGATCCATGCAGTAATTTCTTGTTTGTTCAATCCAGTAAAGCTCTCTGTCATGAAGGGGTATACTAGTTTCCCTCATTTTGTCACTTCATTTTTCTGAATTGTTCGGTTCAACATTGGTGCCTCTCAGTATTTCATGGCCACCTGATACTTCTGCATATCCAGCTAAAATCATCGTTGACCAACTCAGTTAGTATGCAGTCTTGTTCAGAGTTCAATAAGATTGTAATGCTTCCTAGGACGTTATCTGGATCTATCTGTGGTACAACTGTATGTTCTAGTAAGATGTACGATGCCGAAAAGTTTGCACTGCTGCTTGAAAGCTGTGCAGACGTGTTTTCTGGCACATGGACTTGGCTGGGACTTGATCCTTGCCTAGAGCATACACATTAGTTTGATCCAGCCAAATTGTGCACTTTGTTTATACCTTTTTCACAAATAACATGTTTGTCTTGTTATAAGTCCTTCTGGTTCAAAAGGATTTCATAATATTTATATAGAGATTGTTTAGTTTGTAGGGTTGGAAGCTATAGAATTCTTTCCATACTTTTGTTTGGTTGACTTTGCATGTCATTTCAGAGGATTTTTCCAAACTTTTGTTTCTATGACAACTACACGCCATGCAGCTAATATTTTAggaatatttttgtgttttttcttgTTCTGCAATGAAACACCTTCTATTAAAGATCCATCCGCTAAAATTCAGTAAGGCATGGCAtctttatcatatatatatatatttatttctgAGTTTCTAGGACTATGCAAACTGAAGAAACCTTCTAACGGGGAACAATTATTTTGCCCTTGTCCAAGCACTTTTTCTAGCAGAGCAGCTCCTCCCAGCCTAAGCGTCGCCGTCCTCTATCACAGTGATAGGGAAGGAACAAGCAGGGGAGATGGCAG
The window above is part of the Triticum aestivum cultivar Chinese Spring chromosome 2A, IWGSC CS RefSeq v2.1, whole genome shotgun sequence genome. Proteins encoded here:
- the LOC123186330 gene encoding BTB/POZ and MATH domain-containing protein 2-like; this encodes MAASQSSLSRVPSRCTETAQATVAFEIAGYSLHKGLDRGKYLRSPVFSIGGYDWCIQYYPDGKNKDYEGYVSVFLELLTKNAEATTLYDWMLVELVMGRSNVVQYGKEPRVFNRQKSAWGIPKFMQTTAETELIYERNQCLVLEICRNISVIKETLEIDLPPSDLLDNLAIFLEGKKGADVTFKVQGEVFPAHKNLLAMRSAVFDAEFYGPMADKGAQDITIDDMQPAVFKAFLHFIYTDSLPSMDDLEDDDKREMFKHLLMAADKYATGRMKMICEGMLCKCLDVETVATILALADQHHCSNLKNACIEFMFSSNKMDDVIASQGYLHLKRSFPGLFVEMFERSVKSRKI